In a single window of the Lates calcarifer isolate ASB-BC8 linkage group LG1, TLL_Latcal_v3, whole genome shotgun sequence genome:
- the nup35 gene encoding nucleoporin NUP35 isoform X3, which translates to MGTEPMTLGSPTSPKPASGAQFLPGFLMGDLPAPASPQPRPFSLTMPIVESTGTPRGGGSGGGGGSAPQPVVPTPKDKSGAPPVRSIHDDLVTIATPPTAHRQSFPVMQSPLSARQALTPGAGVQQVCLSPAQVDPFYSQGESLSSDDQLDQTWVTVFGFPPASASYILLQFAQYGNILKHTMASPGNWMHLQYQSRLQARKALSKDGKVFGDAIMVGVKPCIDKSVMDSSEAVSAPLSSSFSSSNLPSTPRSAIRPLSAAYRSSGSDYQVVADRQTPRKDDSFVSKAMEYMFGW; encoded by the exons A TGGGAACTGAACCGATGACCCTGGGCTCGCCCACCTCTCCTAAGCCAGCCTCTGGAGCTCAGTTTCTGCCTGGCTTCTTGATGGGCGACCTGCCAGCTCCAGCTAGCCCCCAGCCACGCCCCTTCAGCCTGACCATGCCCATCGTGGAGAGCACAGGTACGCCCCGAG ggggaggaagtggaggaggaggaggctctgCCCCTCAGCCTGTTGTCCCCACACCTAAGGACAAAAGTGGAGCCCCACCTGTCCGCAGTATCCATGACGACTTGGTTACTATAGCGACGCCTCCCACTGCACACAGACAG TCCTTCCCAGTTATGcagtctcctctgtctgcacGTCAGGCCTTGACTCCAGGAGCAG GTGTACAGCAGGTGTGCCTGTCTCCAGCTCAGGTGGATCCGTTCTACAGTCAGGGAGAGTCTTTGTCATCTGACGATCAGCTGGACCAGACCTGGGTCACCGTGtttgg tttTCCTCCGGCCTCAGCCTCCTACATCCTGCTGCAGTTCGCTCAGTACGGAAACATCCTCAAACACACG ATGGCGTCTCCTGGTAACTGGATGCACCTTCAGTATCAGTCCAGGCTTCAGGCCAGGAAAGCTCTGTCTAAGGATGGAAAAGTGTTTGGTGATGCCATCATGGTGGGAGTGAAACCCTGTATAGATAAG agtgTGATGGACAGCAGTGAAGCTGTCTctgctcccctctcctcctccttctcctcctccaaccTCCCCTCCACTCCCCGCTCAGCCATCAGACCGCTCAGTGCCGCCTACAGGAGCTCTGGCAGTGACTAccag GTGgtagcagacagacagacgccCAGGAAGGACGACAGCTTTGTGTCTAAAGCGATGGAGTATATGTTTGGCTGGTGA
- the nup35 gene encoding nucleoporin NUP35 isoform X1 has translation MELQVGTEPMTLGSPTSPKPASGAQFLPGFLMGDLPAPASPQPRPFSLTMPIVESTGTPRGGGSGGGGGSAPQPVVPTPKDKSGAPPVRSIHDDLVTIATPPTAHRQSFPVMQSPLSARQALTPGAGVQQVCLSPAQVDPFYSQGESLSSDDQLDQTWVTVFGFPPASASYILLQFAQYGNILKHTMASPGNWMHLQYQSRLQARKALSKDGKVFGDAIMVGVKPCIDKSVMDSSEAVSAPLSSSFSSSNLPSTPRSAIRPLSAAYRSSGSDYQVVADRQTPRKDDSFVSKAMEYMFGW, from the exons ATGGAGCTGCAAG TGGGAACTGAACCGATGACCCTGGGCTCGCCCACCTCTCCTAAGCCAGCCTCTGGAGCTCAGTTTCTGCCTGGCTTCTTGATGGGCGACCTGCCAGCTCCAGCTAGCCCCCAGCCACGCCCCTTCAGCCTGACCATGCCCATCGTGGAGAGCACAGGTACGCCCCGAG ggggaggaagtggaggaggaggaggctctgCCCCTCAGCCTGTTGTCCCCACACCTAAGGACAAAAGTGGAGCCCCACCTGTCCGCAGTATCCATGACGACTTGGTTACTATAGCGACGCCTCCCACTGCACACAGACAG TCCTTCCCAGTTATGcagtctcctctgtctgcacGTCAGGCCTTGACTCCAGGAGCAG GTGTACAGCAGGTGTGCCTGTCTCCAGCTCAGGTGGATCCGTTCTACAGTCAGGGAGAGTCTTTGTCATCTGACGATCAGCTGGACCAGACCTGGGTCACCGTGtttgg tttTCCTCCGGCCTCAGCCTCCTACATCCTGCTGCAGTTCGCTCAGTACGGAAACATCCTCAAACACACG ATGGCGTCTCCTGGTAACTGGATGCACCTTCAGTATCAGTCCAGGCTTCAGGCCAGGAAAGCTCTGTCTAAGGATGGAAAAGTGTTTGGTGATGCCATCATGGTGGGAGTGAAACCCTGTATAGATAAG agtgTGATGGACAGCAGTGAAGCTGTCTctgctcccctctcctcctccttctcctcctccaaccTCCCCTCCACTCCCCGCTCAGCCATCAGACCGCTCAGTGCCGCCTACAGGAGCTCTGGCAGTGACTAccag GTGgtagcagacagacagacgccCAGGAAGGACGACAGCTTTGTGTCTAAAGCGATGGAGTATATGTTTGGCTGGTGA
- the nup35 gene encoding nucleoporin NUP35 isoform X2, which yields MELQVGTEPMTLGSPTSPKPASGAQFLPGFLMGDLPAPASPQPRPFSLTMPIVESTGGGSGGGGGSAPQPVVPTPKDKSGAPPVRSIHDDLVTIATPPTAHRQSFPVMQSPLSARQALTPGAGVQQVCLSPAQVDPFYSQGESLSSDDQLDQTWVTVFGFPPASASYILLQFAQYGNILKHTMASPGNWMHLQYQSRLQARKALSKDGKVFGDAIMVGVKPCIDKSVMDSSEAVSAPLSSSFSSSNLPSTPRSAIRPLSAAYRSSGSDYQVVADRQTPRKDDSFVSKAMEYMFGW from the exons ATGGAGCTGCAAG TGGGAACTGAACCGATGACCCTGGGCTCGCCCACCTCTCCTAAGCCAGCCTCTGGAGCTCAGTTTCTGCCTGGCTTCTTGATGGGCGACCTGCCAGCTCCAGCTAGCCCCCAGCCACGCCCCTTCAGCCTGACCATGCCCATCGTGGAGAGCACAG ggggaggaagtggaggaggaggaggctctgCCCCTCAGCCTGTTGTCCCCACACCTAAGGACAAAAGTGGAGCCCCACCTGTCCGCAGTATCCATGACGACTTGGTTACTATAGCGACGCCTCCCACTGCACACAGACAG TCCTTCCCAGTTATGcagtctcctctgtctgcacGTCAGGCCTTGACTCCAGGAGCAG GTGTACAGCAGGTGTGCCTGTCTCCAGCTCAGGTGGATCCGTTCTACAGTCAGGGAGAGTCTTTGTCATCTGACGATCAGCTGGACCAGACCTGGGTCACCGTGtttgg tttTCCTCCGGCCTCAGCCTCCTACATCCTGCTGCAGTTCGCTCAGTACGGAAACATCCTCAAACACACG ATGGCGTCTCCTGGTAACTGGATGCACCTTCAGTATCAGTCCAGGCTTCAGGCCAGGAAAGCTCTGTCTAAGGATGGAAAAGTGTTTGGTGATGCCATCATGGTGGGAGTGAAACCCTGTATAGATAAG agtgTGATGGACAGCAGTGAAGCTGTCTctgctcccctctcctcctccttctcctcctccaaccTCCCCTCCACTCCCCGCTCAGCCATCAGACCGCTCAGTGCCGCCTACAGGAGCTCTGGCAGTGACTAccag GTGgtagcagacagacagacgccCAGGAAGGACGACAGCTTTGTGTCTAAAGCGATGGAGTATATGTTTGGCTGGTGA